aacaGTAAGCATTAGTCACCTTATCTTTATGGCTCCTCTGGTGAGCCCTGAACTGCTCGGGGTTTGTGAACATCTGTTGGCAGAATGGGCAGACTGACTCTGGGAGGGTATTCCAAGGTACCCGTCCGACTGATTCTGGAGAGTTCAATTGTTCTTCCAGGTGATCTGCCTTTGTCCAGTGCTTCTGCCTATCCGTGTGCACCATGCTAATAACTGACGGCCTGTCATTTCTCACCACCGCTGTGTTGCTCTGAGATCCAGAGCCAGATTCTAACCTGGAGCCACAACCTGATCGCAAACCAGCTTCTGGTTTCATAGCACAGGACTTTTGTGGCACCTCTAAGGTGTAGTCGTGTTGAGGTCTCTCCTGCTTGCCTGAGACTGAGGTGTGTGTGTCTCTTGGGAAAGGAAGTGATGTAACTCTACTCCTGTCCTCGTTGTTTTTATCTCCTGCCTCATTCCTCTGGTTCTTCCTCACAGTCCCTGGTTGAGAGGGCCTCTTCTGCAATCCAGACCCCTCCTGTCTCTCCTCTGCATTAAAGCTGACCAGCCCTGCACTCCAGCTTTCTAACGGAGGCACGGACAGCTGCTGAATGCAGTGGTGGAGAGATGGGTAGTCCACATATTTAAACTTGGGCACCTTTTCTTTAGGACTGGCGGGCCTATAGTTTGCTGCCTTTGCCAACGAGCAAGATCCCAGCCAACCATTCAGCGGAGGCACAGAAAGCTGTTGGATGCACTGGTGCAGGGAAGGGAAATCCACATACTGGAAACGAGGCACCTTGCGAGGAACATCACAGAGATCGTCTTTCCTCACACGCATTTGTGTCGAGGTCTCTGGGTCACCCTGCTCCTTCCTGACCGCTTTATCCTCCATGTTGCACTCTGCCGAGGCGGAGCGCTTGAGATTGCCACCTCCATCTGGAGGCAGGTGCCTCCTGTCCTCCATCCCTCTAACTGCACAATGGTGTTTTTGTCTCCTGTGACAATAAAGagatataaaatgttataaatatctTATGAAATATAAGTGTCCAAAGATTGTGAAAGATTGGACTATTCCTTGTTAAAGGAATACTCCGGGTTCAGTACAAGTTAAGCTGAGTCGACAGCATTAATGTGCTGTCACTAGCGAAATTTAAGCGTTAAGTTTAAcaaagtttactttttttttttttttttactgacagTATTGTAGTgatgcacatacacacagaaGTTACTTTCATACCAACTAGATTTCTGTTTGTCAACTCTGCAAATTTGCACAAAGAACATTTTTGCACTTGGGTGAACTTGGAAATACTCTGTCGATGAATCTTTTGTTCACTGAGCAACTCAGCAAGAATCAacgtttttttttgtgataagtaaCCCAGTTATGGATCAACAAAAGTAATTCAGTCTCCAAACATTCTGGGACAAACAAATAATTACAGATGTGGGTTGATCCTTATTACACAGATTAAACAGAAAAGCATTCATTAGGCATACATGCTTTGATATGTGAAACAGGCTTTCACATGCACACTGGGACCAGATCCTTTAAATGAATACAGCTCACCCTCACTGCACCCCTGAGGGGGTGTGGATTTCACGTTGTGTGGGTGGGTGGGATTGCTCTCCACAGGCCAGACTGggaaaattataataaaaaaaaaaaaaacatataaaaactGTAAGATGGCAGGagatgtgtacatatatgtgtgtgagcaGAAAGTGTCTATGTGTGAGTTTGTGAGGGGAGAGATGGTCTGAGTTGCTCCTGTAGCCCTGTGCCATGGGTATAAATAGCTCTGCAGGTATGGAGTAAAGGAGAAAAGTAGGTCAGCTTCAGACTGATCGCCTTCTCCAGGGGGCCCAAAACAAAATATCTgccacacacgcacacacacaacactaCAATCTTCTCTTTCTGTATTCATTATGGTCAAAACCACACAAAAGCCTATAGGAGCAGCCCAGCCCACCCTGACTTCAGATCACAACACACACCTATTGAAA
This DNA window, taken from Megalobrama amblycephala isolate DHTTF-2021 linkage group LG4, ASM1881202v1, whole genome shotgun sequence, encodes the following:
- the si:ch211-284e13.6 gene encoding uncharacterized protein si:ch211-284e13.6, whose amino-acid sequence is MEDRRHLPPDGGGNLKRSASAECNMEDKAVRKEQGDPETSTQMRVRKDDLCDVPRKVPRFQYVDFPSLHQCIQQLSVPPLNGWLGSCSLAKAANYRPASPKEKVPKFKYVDYPSLHHCIQQLSVPPLESWSAGLVSFNAEERQEGSGLQKRPSQPGTVRKNQRNEAGDKNNEDRSRVTSLPFPRDTHTSVSGKQERPQHDYTLEVPQKSCAMKPEAGLRSGCGSRLESGSGSQSNTAVVRNDRPSVISMVHTDRQKHWTKADHLEEQLNSPESVGRVPWNTLPESVCPFCQQMFTNPEQFRAHQRSHKDKRPN